Genomic window (bacterium):
CCCCGTCACGCAGGGATAGCCCGCGAGGAGCTCCCGCACCGCCGGCATGTCCACCTCCCGCGGGGTCCCCTGCAAGAGGATGTGCACGCTCTCCCGGATGAGCCCCCGGCTCCAAATCACAATCACCGCGGCTATCCCCAGCGACAACAGCGGGTCCAGGAGCCAGAAGCCGGTGAAGATCATCACCACGCCGCCGATGACTATTGCCACCGAGCTGCCCAGGTCGCCCGCCAGGTGAACGAGGGCGCTCCGGATGTTCAGGTCGTGCTTTCCCGCCTTCAGGAGCAACATTGCGGTGATTAAATTGACCACCAGGCCGATCCCGGCCACGACGAGCATCTCGGTGGTCCGCACCGCGTGGGGGGTGATTATCGCCGTCACGGCCTCGTAGGCGATGAAGGCCACCACGGCCAGGACGGTGATACCGTTAACGAGGGCGGCCAGAATCTCGCCCCGGTAGTAGCCGAAGCTCTTCTCGCCGGTCGCCGGGCGCTCGGACCAGGCCAGCGCCAGGTAGCTCACCCCGAGGGCGAAGAGGTGGGTGAACATGTGGCTGGCGTCGGAGATAAGGGCCAGGGAACCCGATATCAACCCCCCCACCACCTCGAGGGCCATGCCGGCCGCGGTGATGATTATCGCCAGCCGGAGCCGCATGCGGCTCACCGCGCGGTGGTCGTGCGCATGGCCGTGGTCGTCGGTCTCGGGCTTGGGGTGGTGGTGGTGGTGCTTCATACTTAGTGGAAGAAAAGGGTCCAGAGGTCGGCGGCGCCCATCCGCGCCAGGACTATGCCCAAAACCAGAAGGAGGACGAGGATCACCCCCTGGCCGGTGAGGGTGCGG
Coding sequences:
- a CDS encoding cation diffusion facilitator family transporter, producing the protein MKHHHHHPKPETDDHGHAHDHRAVSRMRLRLAIIITAAGMALEVVGGLISGSLALISDASHMFTHLFALGVSYLALAWSERPATGEKSFGYYRGEILAALVNGITVLAVVAFIAYEAVTAIITPHAVRTTEMLVVAGIGLVVNLITAMLLLKAGKHDLNIRSALVHLAGDLGSSVAIVIGGVVMIFTGFWLLDPLLSLGIAAVIVIWSRGLIRESVHILLQGTPREVDMPAVRELLAGYPCVTGVDDLHVWCVTSRMHVLTAQLRVPGAMRVEEGTALRRDLARELYDRFQIVHATLELVPSGECEAVDCALCHMREE